One part of the Rothia sp. ZJ932 genome encodes these proteins:
- a CDS encoding NHL domain-containing thioredoxin family protein — translation MSNTHSAENIRQTTRVRASELVGRNWLNTGGKQLSLESLRGKIVILDFWTFCCMNCLHVLDELRPLEEEFSDVLVTVGVHSPKFEHEADPDALAAAVDRYDITHPVLDDPNLETWQAYTARAWPTLVVLDPEGYIVAHLSGEGHVQGLISLVRELVEEHDAKGTLHRGDGPYVPRPKPEGTFAFPGKALELPAEFGDGQKTFVVTDTARHRLVQVAEDLTSPLRTIGGTTKGYTDGDAESARFNEPQGVALVPENLREQLGYDLVVADSVNHRLRGVNLSTGEVTTLAGSGVQRLIDAESARLGDSNFIVEGADPLTVSLSSPWDLVWSREADAFIVAMAGTHQLFSFDPRNGQVRVFAGTGAEGLKDGVADESWFAQTSGLAEATDGSLWAADSETSALRRISFTDGAVQVESAVGIGLFDFGFVDGQRADARMQHCLGVTQLPDGSLAVADTYNGAIRRFDPATGELGTVARGLAEPSDVLVETLEDGSSRLIVVEANAHELTRVAIPEKMQQVDEGASQVTRPSTRLTGGTLNFESRFTAPKGQKLDTRWGDPTQLKISSTPENFILEGAGTSQGLTRALVLNPEITEAVLHITARAAACDGEPGGEIPDHAACHLYQQDWGIPVVVTGNPEDEQDLILGLRGVNA, via the coding sequence GTGTCGAATACACACTCAGCCGAGAACATCCGACAAACAACGCGCGTTCGCGCCTCAGAACTAGTGGGCCGCAACTGGCTCAACACCGGCGGCAAACAGCTCTCACTCGAAAGCCTGCGCGGCAAAATCGTTATTCTGGATTTCTGGACCTTCTGCTGCATGAACTGCCTGCATGTGCTCGATGAGCTGCGTCCTCTAGAAGAAGAATTTTCTGATGTGCTTGTGACCGTTGGCGTACACTCACCCAAGTTTGAACACGAAGCAGACCCGGACGCGCTCGCTGCCGCCGTTGACCGCTACGACATCACCCACCCCGTTCTGGACGACCCTAACTTAGAGACCTGGCAGGCTTACACCGCCCGCGCTTGGCCGACCCTGGTGGTTCTTGACCCCGAAGGGTACATTGTTGCCCACCTTTCCGGTGAAGGGCATGTGCAGGGGCTGATATCGCTGGTTCGCGAACTGGTTGAAGAACACGATGCCAAGGGCACCCTACATCGAGGCGATGGTCCCTACGTGCCGCGTCCCAAGCCTGAAGGCACCTTCGCTTTCCCCGGTAAAGCACTAGAACTGCCTGCTGAGTTTGGGGACGGGCAAAAAACTTTCGTGGTCACTGATACGGCTCGTCACCGTCTGGTACAGGTCGCTGAAGACCTCACCAGCCCCCTGCGTACCATCGGCGGTACTACCAAGGGCTACACTGACGGAGATGCTGAGAGCGCCCGCTTCAACGAACCCCAGGGTGTTGCCCTCGTGCCCGAAAACCTGCGCGAGCAGCTGGGCTACGATCTGGTGGTTGCCGACTCTGTTAACCATCGTCTGCGCGGGGTCAATCTTTCTACCGGTGAGGTAACTACCCTTGCCGGTAGCGGTGTGCAGCGCCTAATTGATGCTGAGAGCGCCCGCTTGGGGGACTCTAATTTTATTGTTGAGGGTGCTGACCCGCTGACCGTATCGCTCTCTTCTCCCTGGGATTTGGTGTGGTCACGCGAAGCAGATGCCTTCATCGTGGCAATGGCAGGTACCCACCAGCTCTTTAGTTTTGATCCGCGCAACGGCCAGGTGCGCGTCTTTGCCGGTACCGGCGCTGAAGGTCTCAAAGACGGTGTTGCCGATGAGTCTTGGTTCGCTCAAACCTCAGGTTTGGCTGAAGCTACCGACGGTTCGCTGTGGGCAGCAGATTCAGAAACCTCAGCGCTGCGTCGTATTAGTTTTACGGACGGGGCGGTGCAGGTCGAATCAGCTGTGGGCATTGGTCTCTTTGACTTTGGTTTTGTGGACGGACAGCGGGCGGACGCGCGTATGCAGCACTGCCTGGGCGTCACCCAGTTGCCTGACGGGTCTCTTGCGGTGGCAGATACCTACAACGGCGCTATTCGTCGTTTTGACCCGGCAACTGGCGAACTGGGAACTGTAGCTCGGGGTCTTGCAGAGCCGTCCGACGTTCTGGTGGAGACCCTTGAGGACGGTAGCTCCCGCTTGATTGTGGTTGAGGCTAACGCTCATGAGCTGACTCGTGTGGCGATCCCTGAGAAGATGCAGCAGGTTGATGAGGGCGCCTCGCAGGTGACCCGCCCCTCCACCCGCTTGACCGGCGGCACCTTGAACTTCGAATCCCGCTTTACCGCCCCTAAGGGGCAGAAGCTCGATACCCGCTGGGGCGACCCTACCCAGTTGAAGATTTCTTCTACCCCGGAGAACTTCATTCTTGAGGGCGCTGGAACGTCACAGGGACTAACCCGTGCCTTGGTGCTTAACCCCGAAATTACTGAGGCAGTTTTGCATATTACCGCCCGCGCTGCTGCCTGCGATGGCGAACCCGGTGGTGAGATTCCCGATCACGCCGCCTGTCACCTCTACCAGCAGGATTGGGGAATCCCCGTGGTGGTCACCGGCAATCCAGAAGACGAACAGGATCTGATTCTGGGTTTGCGCGGAGTCAACGCATAA